TATTCAGATACTGTTTGAAGTGCGATTTCTGTAGAAGGAAAAGACAAAGGTTTAATTTTGTGTTGAACGGAATTCCGTGCAACGAATCGCGCGATGTTCCGAGCCGCCAAGTTTGGCACGAACTGTACTTACTCGTGTCCAGCTTAGTTCTCTGCAGGGACGCGACTACCGCGCCCATGCTGGGCTGGCTGGTCAGGCCGGACATGGAGTCCACGGCCACGTCCACGATATCAGCGCCAGCCTCGGCACATGCCAGCATAGAGGCGACGCCAGCGCCGGATGTGTCGTGTGTGTGCACGTGAATTGGAATGTCCGGGTGTTTGTCGCGAATGGCTCCAATGAGCAACCTGAACAAGGGAACATGAATAAAGTATAACGTAGTGATGAATCGAAATaagataaaatttatttatttagtacactatggaggacttacagctaaacaaaaactaaacaatagaaGGAAGACATAGTCGTCAGAAAGCCAATTAGaagtcctcgcttataataTCAGCCTAGAAATAACGTGATCACACATCAGTGCAACattatacttattaatattatattttaattgcatGCATCATGTTTACTTCTACATAGATTTATTGGCAGAAATATCGAGGAATAAGGAATTATAAGTATAAAATACTTTGGGACTTACTTAGCAGCCTGAGGCTTCAAAAGCCCCGCCATATCCTTAATACACAACACATGGGTTCCAGCTTTCACCAGCTGATCAGCTAATTTCTGATAGTACTTGAGGTCATATTTCTTCTTGTTGGGATCTGACACATCGCCTGTATAAGAGATGGCAGCTTCGACCACACCACCGGCTTTGCCCGCGGCTTCCATTCCAAGGATTAAGTTTGGAAGATAGTTTAGGGAGTCGAATACTCGGAAGATGTCCATGCCGTTTTTAACCTGAGGATTTTAATTGCATTTTGAGGGATATGGCTTAATAAATTGAGATTTGATGATACTCAAGACTTTTTACTTATACAAATCTGATTTGCATTTTTGGAAAGAAAAAGTTCCAGAGATTTCGCTGAGatccaaataaaaattgtataagACGacgggtcaggcaagtaccaatgcaacttttctaagtttgtatgtactttctaagtatatcttagacaccattggctgtgtttcggatggcacgttaaactgtaggtcccggctgtcattgaacatccttggcagtcgttacggatagtcagaagccagtaagtctgacaccagtctaaccaaggggtatcgggttgcccggttactgggttgaggaggtcagataggcagtcgcttcttgtaaagcactggtactcagctgaatccggttagactggaagccgaccccaacatgattgggaaaaaggctcagaggatgatgaagaCGACGGGGCAGAGGCCCCTTTTCTCTTTTTAGTATCTAATATACTAAATCAGTAACATTGTTTCTGTTATACTCACAGCCATCTCACAGAACTTGAAGACGACGTTGTCGGGGTAGTTAGTGTAGCCGACGGCGTTGGCTCCTCGCAATAACATCTGGAAGGGGATGTTGGGGATCAGACGCCGCATGTCTCGGAGCCGCTCCCATGGACACTCGTGGAGGAACCtgtagatttattttttgggtttgaaggaaatatttaaagtaagtaaaaaCTATAAGAGCGAATCACTTCGGAATATTCGCAGTCAGCAGCATTGCTTAAGGTCTATCCACACATCAGAACCGAGTCAGAGACGGGGAAGACCAGTGTTTCATCGACCGTTAAAAATCGGTGCATACGTTTTCGATAAATACGATCCAAGCCAGCAACGGTCATGTCAGCTTTATGACCGATGCCGCCGTGGCGTATGCAGGCATTTCGTTTCCACGCTTTGACGCGCAAGTGTTGACTATGGACGAACGTTTTGACAAGGAAACGGAATCGAGATAGCCTGAAATGCTCACTTCAGACTATCTAAAAACTGAAGCATCCTGgaatagttttatttcttatGTATTCATACTCGTATAGCACTCACCTTAAGGCAACATCAAAAGTAGCTCCGCCCCAGTTCTCAAGTGAGTACAGGTTACTGAAGTTGTGAGCGACATAGGGTGACACGGCCAGCAGGTCATGTGTCCTGACTCTGGTGGCTAACAGGGACTGATGAGCATCCCTGAAGGTGGTGTCCATGAGCAACAAGCCCCTGTGCTGTCTGACTGCCTTAACAAAGGCCGCAGGACCGCCCTCGGTGAGAATCTGTTTGTAACCTCTGGGGGGTTGGATAGCTGTAAGATTGGGTAAAGAGAAGTTCGTTTTTAGTAATGGATTCTTCAACAAATacacttaaaactaaaacgAATCGACATCTgactgataatttaatttttattctgtattaatatatttttatttactttagctCTAGCTAAAGTACTACAACTACATCTAAAAGCTATTAACAATGTTAAAACCTCGATTTTTGTAAGatgactttatttttgtttttgttgttattatttccCGAGAGGAAGTtaaacttattaatattattgagtaAGAACACACTATACTGTTTTACGTTAGGTTACCTTACATGCAAATGTCGGGAATAGGTAAACTTTTCTAGAAAATACCTGGATAGTAGAATGGTAGAAGTCTAGCCCCAAATTATACTTTTAGATATAGCTATGCTACGTTAAATAacacaatacatattttggtgcagttgacagttgctTTTGTCTCACAAAAACTGTTGACTTGCGGTGGcacttaaacattttcttttgtaaaagaGTCACATCTACGAAGGTAGGTATTTTTCCAAATgtcaattaaacaataaaagcaaaaaaatatatactacataacaacattttaaatattaatcacacAGCATGTCCCAATCTGGAACATGTAGGTATAGCATACACCACAACCAATAAAATGATCGGGCGAagcttgaaaacaaaaaaacagtaaaaatatgttcaaaaagGTTTCGATCTAACACTAGAACAAAAAGTAGGCTTACCTGTGTTTTCCCCTGTTGCTTCTTGCAATTTAATAGCCTCAGGGGATAGGTCTGAAAAAATGTTAACTGAAATAATGGCTGTGCGGGAATGTGTGACGtgcagaattaaaaaaaatggcgtATGAATACCAATACAGAAACAACatcaattataaatattattgtgattcaaaatattttgcaacACCTAAGATTCTTCATGTAGGAGTTTTACAGTTATTCCAAAACCTGATGtcttagaatttttttttaattttcactgAATACGATAATTATGAAAAGGCGtgcaaaactttttaaatcaaGGTATTATCTCCTGTGAGTTCACAGAcaggattaaaaataaaattaattgcaataaagataaaacttatatattttattgcataatAAACAAACTGAAGCATGAAATTTTAgtcatataataaagtatattaagaacataaaacatttcttattaataaaaatagccCGTGCTCCAATGGGATGAGTTGTGTCCCAAATACATAGGTTTGCTAAATAAATAGGCAAAGCTTTGGATTATACAACTATACACTGCTCATAATACATAATATGgcaaaataatttttctaaaactaaattttgaaacCTACCATACCCATTGCGATGTACTGGAAAAAATCGTTGAAAAGTTGTTTAGAACGATTTAAAACAATTTGGAATAAAATTTCATCCTCCAATTAATGCCCATTCACTTTGTTAATTGGGGACAAAACCattactttttgttaaattttagTTGCCATGTTAATTTATTGCCAGTTtcattattagtatttttatactGAATCGAGTTTTTGCTCATGCAAAATCCAAGTTAATATTTCAATCTGCAAACTCCAAATGGGTATATGAAATATCCGTTATCGCTTCATCTTTCTTAGCCCTTGAAGGCATCTAACACCCAATTATTTATCTCCCTAAATATTGAGTACATACATAATCCCATttagtattcttaaaaaaacctCAGTACTCATAAAAACTTTCGATTTTAAACCAACTTTAATCTCACCTTTAAACTCACTAGCATTTGCCCTTTAGTTCAAGGGTACCCAAAATGGAGCACGTCGGATTAGTTCTCCTACGCGATTCACCTATATTTATTGTGCAACTTACCCAGCGGTACGGGTGGAATGTACGGCTTGACGTTAGCGGGCGGTATCTTAGTGGCCAGAGGAGTAGCGGGGCCGTTCACAAGTACTTGTCCGAGGTAATTGAGGATTTTTTGAGCTCTGTTCTGCGATACTTTAAACATGAAGAGTTGGGGATTCTCGTCGATGAAGTACGTGTCCAGGGCGCCTGCGGAAAGTATTAGGTTTTATGGTGGCAATACATAACACTATACTAAAGCATTTGGTCCTTTTGGATAAAAGATTTTGACTAACTGAATTAAGATTTGTGTGAAGTATTGTAATTTAAAAGTGAATTATATGcatatgtttgaaaaaaaaaaatattgaagtgttacttataacacaaattaattaatatttgtttgtgtcATGAAAAACACTACAAAACATGAGGGGGACGAACAGCGAAGATACCCTTAATAGCTTACCATTAAGGAACTTCTGGTTTTCCAGCACGTTGAGCAAGAACGGAATGTTGGTCTTGACGCCGCGGATACGGAACTCACGGAGAGCGCGGTTCATTTTAGCGGCCGATGCTGGCAGGTCGTATGCGTGGGAAATTACCTTtgtgaggaaaatatttttttaaagaatatgaAGTTTTCTTATTTTAGAACGTCGTTCCTTCGGATTACCTACATTTGAATTGTATGAAGTTAAGTTCATGTCGGGGATCGGTAAGATCAGACCTCATAACGAATCCGATGTAAAATATCAAAACCCAATTTTGTATTCGAATTTCCCACTGCCCTTTGAAGTATTTACCTTAACGAGAAGCGAGTCGTAGTATGGAGAGATGACGGCACCAGCGTATGTTGACGCAGAGTCCAGACGGATGCCCATACCCTCACCAGACCTGAatgtaaagtgcactttatgattttcgataaaaaaataatataaaaataaaataatattcaatgaCTAAACATTTGCGTTCATAATTTCAAAAGCGAGTTCAATAAATGaattttgtgcagttgacagctgctGTCAGTCATTCAGTGCTACGTGACGTGGATATTCAAACAGCCATagttaaaaataggttttattacaAATCCAAAATCGACAAAAAGTTAGGGCCCCCACACAAGACTTATAAACAATCCcagtcattaattttaattttgagtaaCCTTCCTAAGAAAGTACCTTTTTTCAGATAAAACAAGgggcaaaaataaatatgacctGTATATCCTATGTACTTGTTCAAGACAGGACATAAGATCAGATTTGATAGATTTAAGGCCTTAGACAGACGGACCTCACTGTTACTGCAATCCAACCGCAAATTGCAGTTGATATGACTACAACagacttttaaaataactattcgTCTAAGCATATCAGTTCTGAATAAGCTCGCCTGTTTTGCtagaaagtaaacaaaataactcAATAAGTAGAAGTAGTAAGGTACCTGAACACTTCAATTCGTCCGGTGCTAGGCTGGAAATTGTTAGCGGGATCTTCAGTGGTAACTCGGCACTGTATCGCAAATCCTTCTGCTCTGATCTTGTCTTGCGTTAGTCCCAGTTCGGGTAACGTCATACCTTCTGCCACTCGGATTTGCGATTGTACTAAATCTATGCCTGTTACCTCTTCTGTGATTGTGTGTTCGACTTGTAATCTGGGGAGTAATAGGGTATattatgtatctatgtattttttattattttatgaacgtTTCCACGTAGttattgtttacattatcaaaaataaatttgagACATCTAAATAAGCAAGAAACCCTGTGCAACTGAGTCCGCTTACCTAGCGTTGACTTCGATGAAGTAGAAATTGCCTTTATCATCGAGTAGGAACTCCACGGTACCCGCGTTCTCGTAGCCGACAGACCGAGCCAAGTGCACGGCGCAGTCCGTCATCTTCTTACGGGTCTGCAAAAAGTTTGTTAACCGTCAATGTCGACAGATTTTGCAAATAATGGCTGGAATGTCCCAACTTTTTAGGAGACATGTAGACATATTATTCTTAGTTCGAAACTCTGCAAAGCTCGAAACTAAAACGAGACTGACTGACTCCACGTGAAGTAGGACAGGGCAAAGAAATTATAATCAGTTTTATTAAAGTTGGTTGTAATTTACCTCGGGGTCCAAACCGGGTGCAGGTGCAATTTCTACAACTTTTTGATGCCTTCTCTGTACGGAGCAATCACGTTCGTAAAGGTGAACTACGTTGCCGGCCTTGTCACCTGCAAAAGGGAAacgttatgtaaaaaaaaaaatctaattcacACGTGGGATAATACTAGACTTCGCGCTTCttgcacaaaaaataatatcggGCAAGGCCGTATCTCATCTGCTTTCCTCGACAGTTTTTCACAAACACAGGCAAATATAGTAATGGATTGATCTATAACTGCGAATTTCATGTCTCACCTAACAGCTGCACTTCAATGTGACGCGGTCTCTCAATAAACCTCTCGATGAACATGGAACCGTTGCCGAATGCTCCCAGTGCTTCGGAGGAGGCTCGCTCGAAGGCGGATGTTACCTCACTCATTTCTTTCACTACTCGCATACCTCGTCCACCTCCACCGTATGCAGCCTGGAATGGGAGAATTTTAAAGTAGTATAGTTGTTGCCTTAAAGGCAACTCGCAACAACATCCGCACACAGGAACACGAAAGAACACCAAAGTTAACCAGCATGGTACAACACTTTTGTGGGAACAAATCACCATCGtctgtctatggagtttcttgccggctcttctccatgagaccaaatgtttggaaccgtgcaactaatgtgacgtttcataggcctacgaaggcctatgtgaaataaaaagattttgattgatTGAGAAAAAAACTAAACCACTTATTTAACACTAACAaaactagaaaattatttttttaggagTATCAGTTccaataatatttgtatgtgACGTCACAATTACCAGGAGGTAaagctaaataaataccttATTTCGCTTTCATTAAGATAAGTAAAGAGGGCCACGCCCACAAAAAATCAGCAGTTTAGATAGCATGACCGAGCTATTTATTATCGGGCAATGTAACAAATGTTGTTTGTTACCGAATTATCAGTTAATCAGGAacgattaaaatataaaaacaagagACGTAATATATTTTCGGATttctttaagtaataataatgtttCAGATGTACCGAAGCGAAGATGCGAACGTCCCACTCGTAAGCCAAACCGAGCCTATACGcacgaaaaaaataatataaaagcttTTTTCAAATACCTTGAAGATAACTGGAAGACCATGTTTTTGGCAGAAGGAAAGTGCTTCCTCCTTGGTCGTTACCGGACCGTCAGTACCCGGGACAATTGGCACCcctagaaaagaaaattaaacatgtatttttaccttatcatcatctcccgagccttttcccagctatgtacTTTTATCTAATGAATGTATAAATACTATGATATGGGTCGATGACATATCCAAAATGGCCGGACCAAATTGGATGAGAGTGGTAAGAAGCAGGCAGAAATGGAAAGATTTAGAGGAGACCTACGTCCGAAGACGGACAACCCAAGTGCCGTGATGGATGGAGGGAAATAATATGGTTCCAGACCAACGCATTTATGGGATAGGATGTCACTATTATCCTTGCAAATCCTTCTGCacgtttttcattaattttgttttagtcaAGTGGATGATGACTGTTTTTGAACGTTGAACTTACTAGCATCGATGGCAGCTTTCCTAGCGGCAACTTTGTCTCCCATCTGCTGCACCACGAATGGGGATGGACCGATAAATCGGAGGCCGGCGTCGAGGATTGCTTGAGCGAAGTCTGCCCTATAATGTGAACACAAAGGTTTATTTAGAATAGCACTATACACACCTAGGTCTGgtcagtcagttttattttaacaaatgtATTTCTTTGCGGGGCtagttttttaaaatataatatttattaagttgtTAACCCTTATCTCCAATGATTAAGCAACTCTGAGacagttatttaattaagatatcCCAAACCTTACCTCTCAGACAGAAGACCATAACCGGGATGCACAGCGTCCACATCATTTTCCTTGGCGACTCTGATAATTTCAGGAATACTGAGGTACGCTTCAACTGGAGGTAGACCTTTGCCGACTAAATATGATTCGTCGGCTTTTTGTCTGGAAGAAAAATTATGTTCTATTTGTAAGTTGACCTTTGCGTATTATCCCTAACAAGCATCGCATTATTCGGCATTCTAATCCACCTTTTACTTCAGCTCCGCTTACAAGTCATTTTTGGTGGATTGCATACGAAAAGTTCGTAACAGTAAATTTCAAGTGTTCTTagtattgttatttactaacttttttgtactattacttttttttgtattattacccAATTTTCggaacaaattatttttggaacatTTCAAAGAGAACATGTATGTGGGTTCAGATCAAATACAGATGATATCAGTTGGTACCTATTATGATATCGATTATCACAACAACAGTAGGTAATCGTAAGACTGTCATCTTATGGGATTGGCTATCAttatattatgatgatgattagaTTAAAACTGCGTTTTTGTTATACCTAATTATGAAGgtcattgtcatcatcatcatcatcatcagcctatcgcagtccactgctggacataggcctctccaagtgcacgccactgagatctattttcggcttctcgcatccagctcctgccagccgtcttgcgcaagtcatcactccaccgtgcctgaggacgtcctacactacgtttgccgaggcgtggtctccactctagaactcgtttaccccaacggttatcggttcttcggct
The window above is part of the Helicoverpa zea isolate HzStark_Cry1AcR chromosome 14, ilHelZeax1.1, whole genome shotgun sequence genome. Proteins encoded here:
- the LOC124636222 gene encoding pyruvate carboxylase, mitochondrial isoform X2, with amino-acid sequence MQILKARFALRASASQFQAWSSAKGRNASSKAKPEYKPIRSVLVANRGEIAIRVFRACTELGIRSVAIYSEQDKLQMHRQKADESYLVGKGLPPVEAYLSIPEIIRVAKENDVDAVHPGYGLLSERADFAQAILDAGLRFIGPSPFVVQQMGDKVAARKAAIDARVPIVPGTDGPVTTKEEALSFCQKHGLPVIFKAAYGGGGRGMRVVKEMSEVTSAFERASSEALGAFGNGSMFIERFIERPRHIEVQLLGDKAGNVVHLYERDCSVQRRHQKVVEIAPAPGLDPETRKKMTDCAVHLARSVGYENAGTVEFLLDDKGNFYFIEVNARLQVEHTITEEVTGIDLVQSQIRVAEGMTLPELGLTQDKIRAEGFAIQCRVTTEDPANNFQPSTGRIEVFRSGEGMGIRLDSASTYAGAVISPYYDSLLVKVISHAYDLPASAAKMNRALREFRIRGVKTNIPFLLNVLENQKFLNGALDTYFIDENPQLFMFKVSQNRAQKILNYLGQVLVNGPATPLATKIPPANVKPYIPPVPLAIQPPRGYKQILTEGGPAAFVKAVRQHRGLLLMDTTFRDAHQSLLATRVRTHDLLAVSPYVAHNFSNLYSLENWGGATFDVALRFLHECPWERLRDMRRLIPNIPFQMLLRGANAVGYTNYPDNVVFKFCEMAVKNGMDIFRVFDSLNYLPNLILGMEAAGKAGGVVEAAISYTGDVSDPNKKKYDLKYYQKLADQLVKAGTHVLCIKDMAGLLKPQAAKLLIGAIRDKHPDIPIHVHTHDTSGAGVASMLACAEAGADIVDVAVDSMSGLTSQPSMGAVVASLQRTKLDTKIALQTVSEYSAYWEQARTLYGPFEATATMKSGNADVYLNEIPGGQYTNLQFQAFSLGLGTQFEEVKKAYREANLLLGDIIKVTPSSKVVGDLAQFMVQNKLTADDVRAKAEELSFPKSVVEFLQGAIGIPYGGFPEPLRSQVLKDMPRIADRPGKELAPLDFEKLRSDLIETYPELSDLDVMSAAMYPQVANDFFRIRDKYGPVKNLDTRTFLVGPSVGETIEVKIERGKTLDIKTVAVSDEMTAAGEREVFFELNGQLRSVFIRDENASKEMKIHPKAVKGDKNQVGAPMPGTVLTIKVKDGDKVEKGQPIAVLSAMKMEMIVQAPRAGTVAFVAITNGQKLEGDDLICTIAD
- the LOC124636222 gene encoding pyruvate carboxylase, mitochondrial isoform X1; protein product: MQILKARFALRASASQFQAWSSAKGRNASSKAKPEYKPIRSVLVANRGEIAIRVFRACTELGIRSVAIYSEQDKLQMHRQKADESYLVGKGLPPVEAYLSIPEIIRVAKENDVDAVHPGYGLLSERADFAQAILDAGLRFIGPSPFVVQQMGDKVAARKAAIDARVPIVPGTDGPVTTKEEALSFCQKHGLPVIFKAAYGGGGRGMRVVKEMSEVTSAFERASSEALGAFGNGSMFIERFIERPRHIEVQLLGDKAGNVVHLYERDCSVQRRHQKVVEIAPAPGLDPETRKKMTDCAVHLARSVGYENAGTVEFLLDDKGNFYFIEVNARLQVEHTITEEVTGIDLVQSQIRVAEGMTLPELGLTQDKIRAEGFAIQCRVTTEDPANNFQPSTGRIEVFRSGEGMGIRLDSASTYAGAVISPYYDSLLVKVISHAYDLPASAAKMNRALREFRIRGVKTNIPFLLNVLENQKFLNGALDTYFIDENPQLFMFKVSQNRAQKILNYLGQVLVNGPATPLATKIPPANVKPYIPPVPLDLSPEAIKLQEATGENTAIQPPRGYKQILTEGGPAAFVKAVRQHRGLLLMDTTFRDAHQSLLATRVRTHDLLAVSPYVAHNFSNLYSLENWGGATFDVALRFLHECPWERLRDMRRLIPNIPFQMLLRGANAVGYTNYPDNVVFKFCEMAVKNGMDIFRVFDSLNYLPNLILGMEAAGKAGGVVEAAISYTGDVSDPNKKKYDLKYYQKLADQLVKAGTHVLCIKDMAGLLKPQAAKLLIGAIRDKHPDIPIHVHTHDTSGAGVASMLACAEAGADIVDVAVDSMSGLTSQPSMGAVVASLQRTKLDTKIALQTVSEYSAYWEQARTLYGPFEATATMKSGNADVYLNEIPGGQYTNLQFQAFSLGLGTQFEEVKKAYREANLLLGDIIKVTPSSKVVGDLAQFMVQNKLTADDVRAKAEELSFPKSVVEFLQGAIGIPYGGFPEPLRSQVLKDMPRIADRPGKELAPLDFEKLRSDLIETYPELSDLDVMSAAMYPQVANDFFRIRDKYGPVKNLDTRTFLVGPSVGETIEVKIERGKTLDIKTVAVSDEMTAAGEREVFFELNGQLRSVFIRDENASKEMKIHPKAVKGDKNQVGAPMPGTVLTIKVKDGDKVEKGQPIAVLSAMKMEMIVQAPRAGTVAFVAITNGQKLEGDDLICTIAD